From Leptospira fainei serovar Hurstbridge str. BUT 6, the proteins below share one genomic window:
- a CDS encoding RsmE family RNA methyltransferase gives MNILLLSREDETEDKKYKVTDPVRINHIKNVLKKNPSDSIKAGFLNESLGKFKLIHIDQQYILGRYTKLLVPKRRSPSLSLFSAVQRPPTVEKILHLAGTWGIETIKFHTTNLSRNEYLTSPVWKSENLREALRLGMEQGWNVFEPSVSLGFSRPRGNEKTLYTGQFQEELREFSGSLFYLDRKGKRLDFLLSSEKNISNAGFLLGPEPGWSAKEMKRFRELGASPLNVSSAILRSEQALAFLLAQWEFVLKSKGIRK, from the coding sequence ATGAATATACTGCTCTTATCTCGCGAAGATGAAACGGAAGATAAGAAATATAAAGTCACTGATCCGGTACGAATCAACCATATTAAGAATGTCTTAAAGAAGAACCCTTCCGATTCGATTAAGGCCGGATTTCTGAACGAGTCATTAGGAAAGTTCAAACTCATTCATATAGATCAGCAATATATTCTTGGCAGGTATACGAAACTCCTCGTTCCGAAAAGACGATCGCCTTCACTGTCATTATTTTCCGCCGTTCAAAGACCGCCCACCGTCGAAAAAATTCTTCACTTAGCCGGAACTTGGGGAATCGAGACGATCAAATTTCATACGACGAATCTCTCTCGCAACGAATACCTTACCTCCCCCGTTTGGAAATCCGAGAATTTGCGCGAGGCGCTAAGACTTGGAATGGAGCAAGGATGGAATGTCTTCGAACCGTCGGTTTCTCTCGGATTTTCCCGGCCTAGAGGGAACGAAAAGACCCTATATACCGGACAATTTCAGGAAGAACTTCGAGAATTCTCCGGTTCACTATTCTACTTAGATCGTAAAGGCAAGAGACTCGATTTCCTATTATCCAGCGAGAAGAACATTTCAAATGCCGGTTTTCTACTCGGACCTGAACCCGGATGGAGCGCAAAGGAAATGAAAAGATTTCGGGAATTAGGAGCATCTCCGCTTAACGTATCTTCCGCCATACTTCGGAGCGAGCAAGCATTGGCCTTTCTACTGGCTCAATGGGAGTTTGTTTTAAAAAGTAAGGGAATTAGAAAATAG
- the impL63 gene encoding cytoplasmic membrane protein ImpL63, with the protein MKLNAFTKIKNSILYPGIFLFALVTFPIPGTMDLQAQLWFPPGRQYMQPPDPFTYDAGINKYNNNYYFYIAPTLNLNFGGDFGMSLTVPANFLIYQTPPADPNQKIGSIRKIDYDQKSEYLRFINNIWYGTFGVYKPGETTFSIYAGRIYDGYVGHGTIVNRYVNNQRIDNYNVGVMSDINSDFGGVQVFTNSIYSHEVGAGRVYVRPLAVAFKLFDILTGRSQLFSMLPVGQGNVADEAGRRKVYEDAGVDSEDREKYRALVEDEKTKEKKEEMIPIDKKPETPQQRMKEFFNQDNFANRFAIGYTTAFDTKAPTQLSFDTTGRLRLDANNNPLVQYTDRLTITGMDAEYKLLSSKYVELTPYYDINTIKNLNNAKGTHYGTVLRLGGKDIYLKVKPEYRNMDSNYIPMYFDSFYELERFQSNVATNIPETKLQAAKLVDPNGPRLKGTFTSIILAFYRMSIETNLERYNGPNHSRVFVGVYLPIGSLFMVSGYYTKKNFTQNSDAFKIDNNAVGAIEVALNLGVVTIRVQDVRRWVYNSTSNTFTAQDEQKILFSNSLTF; encoded by the coding sequence ATGAAATTAAACGCATTTACGAAAATAAAGAACAGCATCCTATACCCCGGAATCTTCCTCTTCGCATTGGTTACATTTCCTATTCCTGGGACCATGGATTTACAGGCGCAATTATGGTTTCCACCCGGTAGACAATATATGCAGCCCCCGGATCCGTTTACCTATGACGCGGGGATTAACAAATACAATAACAACTATTATTTTTATATCGCTCCGACTCTAAACTTAAATTTCGGCGGGGATTTCGGAATGTCTCTTACCGTGCCCGCAAACTTTCTAATCTACCAGACTCCGCCGGCCGACCCGAATCAAAAAATAGGAAGCATTCGTAAAATCGATTATGATCAAAAGAGCGAGTATCTGAGGTTCATTAATAATATATGGTACGGAACTTTCGGCGTATACAAGCCGGGAGAGACGACCTTTTCGATCTATGCTGGAAGAATTTACGACGGGTATGTCGGTCACGGAACGATCGTTAATAGGTATGTGAATAACCAGAGGATCGATAATTACAATGTGGGAGTAATGTCCGATATCAACTCCGATTTCGGCGGGGTCCAAGTATTTACCAATTCCATTTATTCCCACGAAGTCGGAGCCGGAAGGGTATACGTTCGTCCGCTCGCTGTAGCGTTCAAGCTGTTTGACATCCTTACAGGCAGGTCTCAATTGTTTTCGATGTTACCCGTGGGCCAAGGCAATGTTGCGGATGAGGCGGGACGTCGAAAAGTCTACGAGGATGCGGGAGTCGATTCGGAAGATAGAGAGAAGTATAGAGCCTTAGTTGAGGACGAAAAGACAAAAGAGAAGAAAGAAGAAATGATTCCGATCGATAAAAAACCGGAAACTCCGCAGCAAAGGATGAAAGAGTTTTTTAATCAGGATAATTTTGCGAATCGATTCGCAATCGGTTATACGACCGCATTTGATACCAAGGCTCCTACCCAGCTTTCCTTCGATACGACGGGCCGTTTAAGATTGGATGCGAATAATAACCCCCTAGTCCAGTACACGGACCGGTTAACGATAACCGGAATGGACGCCGAATATAAACTTTTGAGTTCTAAGTATGTGGAACTCACTCCATACTACGATATCAATACGATTAAAAATTTAAATAATGCGAAAGGTACTCATTACGGGACCGTCCTTCGACTCGGCGGGAAAGATATTTATTTAAAAGTCAAACCGGAATATAGAAATATGGATTCGAATTATATTCCAATGTACTTTGACAGCTTTTACGAATTGGAAAGATTCCAATCGAACGTCGCCACTAATATCCCCGAAACGAAATTACAGGCGGCTAAGCTCGTCGATCCCAACGGACCTCGCTTAAAAGGAACGTTTACTTCCATCATTTTAGCTTTTTACAGAATGTCAATCGAGACGAACTTGGAACGTTATAACGGTCCGAATCACTCTCGAGTCTTTGTGGGAGTATATCTTCCGATCGGCAGCTTATTCATGGTATCAGGATATTATACTAAGAAGAACTTCACTCAAAACAGCGATGCGTTTAAGATTGATAATAATGCGGTGGGGGCGATCGAGGTTGCTTTGAATTTGGGTGTCGTAACGATTCGAGTGCAGGATGTACGACGTTGGGTGTACAATAGCACTTCCAACACGTTTACCGCTCAAGATGAGCAGAAAATTCTATTTTCTAATTCCCTTACTTTTTAA
- the fcpB gene encoding flagellar-coiling protein FcpB produces MKRKIAFCLAILAVTGLLDAQQQNQQGQKKDDLQAGAAILDTEKGLDERLFELNQRLTRHTVLMKMKVRILPFRTVLFKGKGNGDECVPTVNQEDPANNCIRVEVYDFIKDDERGQGKLVQGGLAKFVEIYFDGQNSNDPDPRMEPPRNIAKLISKVYRNNFLIEDKVVSEIIDRGPNSQPAHNEKVEIYFQKNGYPEYGRGETPGEKGVGKYILTSVENTKTHPLRNAFKKQFYVKHLDDFDRLFTKIFDYNDQLGNENYRENVDTLKESLKY; encoded by the coding sequence ATGAAACGCAAAATCGCATTTTGCCTCGCCATTTTGGCAGTAACCGGCCTATTGGATGCCCAACAACAGAACCAACAAGGCCAAAAGAAGGATGATCTCCAAGCAGGAGCAGCAATCCTAGACACTGAGAAAGGCTTAGATGAGCGCCTCTTCGAGCTGAACCAAAGACTTACCCGTCATACGGTTCTAATGAAGATGAAGGTTCGAATCCTCCCTTTCCGCACCGTTCTTTTTAAGGGAAAAGGAAACGGCGACGAATGTGTTCCGACCGTTAACCAAGAAGATCCGGCAAACAACTGCATTCGCGTAGAAGTTTACGATTTCATTAAGGATGACGAGCGTGGACAAGGAAAACTTGTGCAAGGCGGTTTGGCGAAATTTGTCGAAATCTATTTCGACGGCCAAAACAGCAACGATCCGGATCCACGCATGGAACCTCCAAGAAATATCGCTAAGCTCATCAGCAAAGTTTATAGAAATAACTTCCTCATCGAAGATAAGGTAGTTTCAGAAATCATCGATCGCGGACCGAATAGTCAACCGGCTCATAATGAAAAGGTTGAGATTTATTTCCAAAAGAACGGTTATCCTGAATACGGGCGCGGAGAAACTCCCGGAGAAAAAGGTGTTGGAAAATACATTCTGACCAGCGTAGAAAATACCAAAACTCACCCGCTCAGGAACGCTTTTAAAAAACAATTCTACGTAAAACATCTAGACGACTTTGATCGCCTTTTCACTAAAATTTTCGATTATAACGATCAGTTAGGGAACGAAAATTATAGAGAGAACGTTGATACACTTAAGGAATCACTGAAATACTAA